In Salvia miltiorrhiza cultivar Shanhuang (shh) chromosome 4, IMPLAD_Smil_shh, whole genome shotgun sequence, the DNA window gtattgaaagcaattgaaagtaaatgaaaGATTAAATCGGGTCGATCTGGTCGACGGAGTTGGAGGCGATCGAGCAATGAGCGAGGGTCGTTGGGTCATCTCGGTTGATCTGATCACCGGAAAACCTAAGGCTGAGAGCATGGAGGCAGAATAGTGCGTGAGGGGAGAGAAGAGCGAGAGAATGTGTTGGAGTCCGAATGATTGTGTAGGTCGAATGACCTAGTAAGTTATTATTTATACCGCGATGgcctgacggctagggttttgctgGCACGTCCCCTTAAACCCTGGTCGTTCCGATATTTGGGGGATCGTATCCCTGACCTcgttcctttctttctctcaaaGTCGCTGCCCTTCTAGGGTTTGGGTCGTTGGGCCTTAATGACCTATAGTATGAGctgaattaattgaaattaattcagTTTTAGATTGGGCTTGACATTTCGGGCCGCGAATATTTATTCGAATGGGCTATACGAAATTTGTCCACTACAGTTTGTCCCCCACTCTCTAGTTAGAATTGTTCTCAACTAGAGAGTAAAACTATTGAATGGCTTGATTCGTTGTCGGGTTGATCTGTAAATTCTCAAGTGGAGATTTTCCCGAATTTATAAATTTGCGATAATATATTGATTTCGGGTATAATAAGTGGTCCGCATGTATTTCTCGACCTGTAGTATGTTAGCTTTGTAATTATATGCAACTGTGCATATTAATTTTGGGCTAGAATTTTTAATGGCTCGTGACCTATTTAAGTTGGCTGCCTATTTTCGTGGGCCTGGAATTAATGGCCCAATTGTGTGGTCAACTCTTCACAAGCCCAAAAAATCATGCCCCTTTTGGATTTTAGGGTTTCACTAGTCACAAATGAAGGGGGCGCCGCTTTTAGGCTTATGAGAGGCGACTGCTATTGCCGCTGTGGATGTTTCGACAGCGGCGGAGTTCGGCGCACGACGAGGCGGCGCGGCGGTTCGCAGAGGCGGTGGTTGTCAGCGGAGCTTTTTTACAGCGCTCATCAGGCCGTTTTCGTATGACTTCGACGGGATGAGAAGGGGAGGAAGCGCCTTGAAATGTTGTTGTCTTCAGGGGCGGCGGCGAGCCATGGTAGTTTCGAGAGAAAGGGATGGTGACCGGAGAAATTGGCGGGCGTCCCTTATCTGCTGGATCTGGCCGAAGATTCGAGGCCGAAGATTCGAGGCCGACTCGAAGATCGAACACAGCGATTTCCGTCGGATATCAGGGAGAAGCGACGATCGAGGCCCCGAGAGAGAAGAAATGAGCTTTTTTACAAATTGTGCGTGTATTCCAAGAGCTCTCCGATCCCTTTTTCAaattcttctcttcttcttttcttttattttcattttttgttgtGGATCTGATGAATTTGACCGGAGATGTGAGGGGCAGCTGGTCCTTTCCCGGCGATTCTCAGGTGGTTTTTGCGCGGTCCAACTGGTCGAGAGAGAAAAGTGGCGCTGGTGTGGGCAGCGCCGGCGTAGGCTCGCCGGCTTTTGGAGATGACGGCGACAGTTATAAAGTCGGGACTCGGCTGGATCCTCTTctgtctcttttttttttttgaaattcgAAGGAGAATGTAAAATATCTGGAATAAGATTTTGTATGAATGTTTTGAGGATAGTATTCATGATGTCGTTCCTTGTTTTCTATTAAATTTCAGAATGAACGAAAAAAGAAGGTTGTGTTTTGCTGGACTTATGGGTTGAGATGTATGGATTGTTAGGGTCAACGCTTGATAGTGGGGATCTCGACGCATGCAGGTTGATGGGGTTGTTAAGGGCAATATGGTTGTTAAGGGCAATATTTTGCCTTGGTTGATGAAGTGTAAATTCAATTGGCTATGAGCAAGGTTGTCAAGGGTGTAAAGGGTGATGTACCTTTactgcatttttttttacttttaggTAGTCAAGGGTGTAGGGGTTGATGTGGTCTTGCTGCATTGCTACTTTATGATGTGAAAAGGGCTCATTTTCCAACACTTCAAATCTCAATCAATGTGTTGAAAATAGACATCAAGTGGTCCACTGGGCGACATGGGCATTAGAGCTCTTACAGAGCCTCATGAAAATAAGTTGTAGAATTAGGGTAGTTGAGTTGGACTTCGAATTGACTAAATAAATAGCTGTGAATTAGAAAAAATTTGAAGTACAAAATTGTTTGTATAAGTAAAGGAGGCATGTTCCCCATTTTTCCCACACAAATATTTTGGCACTTGGATTGTTTTAGGAGCTTGAAGTGGAAGAGTGAGCTCTAGAGAGAGGAATTTTGGAGGAGATAGAGAGAGGTTGGTTTACTCCTCACTATCTTTGAATGTTCTTGATGAATTTCTTTTGAGATCCCAAGCATGTTAGCTAGAATTTTTGTCGTATTTTGCTTTGAGCTTTAGTCGATTCTTCGTTTGTCGTATCTGATTTTGATTCAAACTTGTTGTAAATATTTGTATATTTACTGTTTGTTGAAGCATGCTAAATTTATCTAAGTGTTTGAACTATGGAGCCCAATAGGGGCGATGGGGGCGATAATCTTATGCATGAGGATTTTAGACTTGGGCCCATCGGGGCGATAAGGGCAATAGCTCTTGCTTATGACCATTTATAACTTGATTCTAATAGGGTGATAGGGGTAATGACCCTTGTTTATGAAAGCTTAGGATTTGGGTCTATTGGGGTGATACGGGTAATAACCGTTATGTGTGAAAATTTATGACTTGTGCCCAACGGGGTGATAGGGGTGATAATCCTTATGtgtaataaattgaaatttggcCCCATTGGATCAATAGGGACAataattttcacataaaaaattaGGAATTGGGCCCAACAGGGCGATGATGGCTATACCCTTATGTGTAACCAATTGAAATTTGGCCCCATTGGATCAATAGGGACAataattttcacataaaaaCTTAGGAATCAGGCCCAACAGGGCGATGGGGGCGATACCCTTATTTGTAATAAATTAGGACTTAGCCCCATGGGGTCAATAGGGGCAATGTGATCTACATGCTTAACATATAGAAACTAAAATAAGGGCAAAGTGATAACGTAGCCAACACTTTAAATGTATGATAACAAACGATAAGCCCCGATGGGGGTGATTTTGTTGACGTCTTTCAAATATGAAAAGTAGAACCTAAACCTCATTGGGGCGACACGGTCAATAATATCACAATATTCATTGTAGTGTAAAGGTCAAGCATGctcttataaaattaaaaatgatgttTGGGCAATGGAGTCGTACCTGTTTATTTGAGTGAATCGCCTTTATACGAATGCATTCTTATTATTCTTGACGCTACTTGATTGGGTTGGGGCGGTCCTTATGCTCACATGGCCTTCATCCTTGCTACTTTAGGGGCTTTGATTATTATGTCACGTGCACGAGAAGGATCAATCGGGTCGTCAAGTAGGACTCGACATTcggttgatgaggatgaggataaCGTGTTAGACATTCCTACTGGAGTGGAGATCGGGGCTTGGCGAGGTGAATCGGGTGATTCATCTCAAGAGATGGGTTTAGGGATTAATAGTGCTGACGGACTTTACGGGGTTAAGGTTAATGAGACATTTTTGTTGGGTAAGAACCATCCCTCAAAATTCACCAACATAAATCAAATGTATAACCTTCGAATATTATACAACATACCTAAATGGGTTAGCCTTCACGCACCTGGTACGGCTCTTAGGGCGGATCATAGTATCGTGGGTTGGGTGTATATGTATGAGAAGACCTTCAAAGAGGGTCTACGACTTCCTCTTCCCCGCTTGGTCCTAGATTTCTTGCATTATCATCATATCTCGCCGGGTCAACTCATGCCTAATGTCTGGCGAGTGTTGATGGGCATGCAAGCTTTTGGAGAGCTGAAGGGCTTCGAGGTCGATCTTGAAGATGTGTTGACTACTTACACGGTTCAAGAAAATAACATGGAGAGAGGGCGATACCAGTTATCACGGGGAAAAAAGCTTCCCGAATTGGTTTGTGGTGTTACGAATTCTGGTTTGGCCtggaaacaaaaatatttttttatgaactaTGATGCCCTTGGCGACCTGACGGGCTATGATATTCCATCAGCTTGGTGTAATGCCCGTGAGTATTTTTGGGTTGATCGGGTCATTATGGTTTAAATTTCTTCTAACTTGACATTTTTTCTTTGTTGGTTTGTTTTGTAGGACGTCTCAACGTTCCTTGGCCGGTAAGTAATAGAAATTTGGAGAGGAGAAGAGCACGTTTCACCACATTTCCTAGCGACAAGAGGCATTGAAGTGTTATCTTGGGAGAAGAGAGTTTAAGACAGACCACTTTGTGGAGTTCCATCCCTCCTGGTCCAGAAGGTATTGTTTTTCCTTCAACTAGTGCTCACTCCGAGCTTATCTTGTCTATTTGGGCCTTGGAGATTTTAGGGCATAGTGGCAATTTTCACCCGACTCTACACGACTTGACTTTGGATGAACGGGCTTATGCAGACTACGTGATGTCGCACCCCAAGATGAATCTTCTTCCGGAAAAGGATAGTTATGAAACTTATTTGAAGCTGCGGGAGAAGAAGAAAGCATCCGGCAGGGGCAAGAAGGGTGGTTCGGGTAGTGAGCCCGTTAGTGAGTCCGATGTCCAAGTGGTCGAACCGTCAGGGCGGtcaaagaggaagaagaaagcAGCGCCTTCTGAGGTCCCGGACTACTCCGATGGCTCTATCCATCTCACACTTCCTAGTGGGACTTTAGCCCGAATCGACTATGATTCGTGTGCGGATCATTTTGAGCGTCTGTTGCTAGAGGACGACCGCACTAGGATGTTGAAGGTTGGAGTGGTTGATTCTGTCAGCACTTCCGCCCGTCTTGCGTTTCAGGTATGGTTAGGGTTGACTTTCATATGCATATTTATAACTATCTTTGTACGATTCATATTTGGTATAATCGAactcttttgttgcttgttTGATGTAGGGCTATCAGTATACTCTGTTCATGAAGGAACAGCTGGTAGAGATGGCTGACCAGCTCAAGGTGGCTCTGAGAAAGCAAGACGCCCTTCGGAAGGAACTCGAGGAAGTGAAGGGTCGTTATGAAACGGCAGAGAAGGAGCTGAGGGATGAGCTATCCTTGAAGAGTCTCCTGATTTCTACCCTCCAGTCTCAGATAGGGCAATTGGAGGCGACTTTGAATGTCCGAGAGGAGGAGCTTCGGTTTAGCCATCTTGAGACGGTCGTTCTTACCCGTGGTGAGATGATGAAGGAGTTCAAGGAAGGGAAGGCGGGTTCTTAGGACGTAGAGAAGGGCATACGTGAGATGGAGGATGTGCTACGTGACAGGGCTGAATGAGTGGGAGTGGTTGATGCCCCTACTGACGGCGAGGGCGACGGGGGTGATGACTAGACTTATTTGTAGTTGAAACTTCTTCAAACACTTTCTATTCGGTTATGTAATAGTAATTAGGATCTTCGATCTTGACATTATCTACTTTTCTCCCCTAGTTTGAGTCTAGTCTCTTTTGGCTAGACTTGGACTTGGTATTTGTAGGATATATCATTTTCCGGTATATCCGGCCCGATCAGGGGGTTCACTCTTTGATGCTTTATCCGATATATGTCTGAATTTTATGAATTGAAAGATCATACTTTCACTGGTTTGGCGTAAGGTTCACTAGATATGTGATCTAAGATT includes these proteins:
- the LOC131021204 gene encoding uncharacterized protein LOC131021204, whose protein sequence is MSHPKMNLLPEKDSYETYLKLREKKKASGRGKKGGSGSEPVSESDVQVVEPSGRSKRKKKAAPSEVPDYSDGSIHLTLPSGTLARIDYDSCADHFERLLLEDDRTRMLKVGVVDSVSTSARLAFQGYQYTLFMKEQLVEMADQLKVALRKQDALRKELEEVKGRYETAEKELRDELSLKSLLISTLQSQIGQLEATLNVREEELRFSHLETVVLTRGEMMKEFKEGKAGS